Genomic segment of Drosophila biarmipes strain raj3 chromosome 2L, RU_DBia_V1.1, whole genome shotgun sequence:
CTGTTCCAAGGGCACCAGGATAATGTCACCCGGCACGAAAGTAATCTCCTCGGCATTGCGCGCATTGAACTCATACACGGCCTGATATTTCACGAACCCTTCGGGCGCCGGTCCGCTCAAGTCCACAGCTGGAGCTGCCACGGCGGTTACGTCGTTACTCATACCTGCATAAGGGTCGGCGGCAGTCGTGTCCGTCTCTCCCCAAGCACTGGAAGTGCCTGTGCCCCAGGCCGAGGTTACGCTGGTCTCGTTTTTGCGATTGTACTTCAATTCCAGCACCGAGGTGCGCTGCACGTCGTATTCCTTGTACAGATCCTCGCACTTGGTGAGCAGAGCGGAGAGTTCCGCCTTGAGCTCAGTCATTTGTACGTCATTAGAGTTGATGTCCTCCTTCTTTGACTCAATCTCCTTGCCAATGTTCTCGACTTTGTCCTTGATTTGGTTAATTAGCAACTGTtaaggaaataaatatattattagtAAAAAATTTGAAGGCAAATAAGGTCTAAACAACGTTTTTCTCACCTGCTTATGGGCAAAGGCCGCATTGAGTTGCTCCTGCTGTGCATTCTCGCCTGCCAAGGCAGCGCCGCTGGCCTTGCTTTTAGCATCCCACTTGGCTCGCTCCTGGGTGAGCTGCAGCAGCTTGGCATTCTGCTCTTTGATACGCGCCTTCAGCTGCGACATTTCGGTCATGGAAGTGTCGCGCTGAGTGCGCATGCCATCGATTACGGTCTTTACGTTGGTCACGCCGGCGCGAGTGTCGCAAATTCTCTGCGAGAGGTCCTTGATCTGTAATTGATTCATATTAATCAGATTgctcaatttaaattaaactttagTTAACCTTCTCATTCAGTGTGCTCAGCTCGACATTGAGCTGGGTGTTGTGTGCCTTCTGCTTCAGGACACGCTCCTGCTCCCTCTCCTTCTGTGCGTTCATCTCAGCGATTCTAGCCTGCTCCCATTCCTGCTGGCGCTGCTTCTCTAGTTCCCTGATGGGTCCGGAATTAAATCACTACATTGTGGTTTGAAGAGTTGATTATGCTTACTTTCTGGCCGCTTCCTTGGCTTCCAGTTCCCGCTTGCGCTGCTCCTCCTTCTCCATTTCGATCTCCCGCTGACGCTGGAGCTGTCGTTCCAGTTCCTCCTGCTGCTTGCGCTCGGCCTCCAAACGAGCCTTTTCACGTTTATCCGCCTCGTCGCGCTCCTTGCGCTCCCGCTCTTCCCGCTCCTTGCGCTGCTGGTCCTCCATGATCTTGCGCCTACGATCGAGTTCTGCCTGGCCCTTCACATAATTCTCCTTGCGCTTGTCCTCGAAGGAAGCTGGGAAACAAGAGAACACAATTGGTTATACATTGAAGATAGTAAtgagtaatttttaaatgcccCAATGTTGTTTATACCTATGGCTTAGGAATTTATGGAATTCCAAACACTTACTTTGACCGGGCAGTCCGGCTGTTGGGTCAGCATCCACAGCTCCCACTCCGCCCTGCGATGACACCGAGGCGTGCCTGGAGGCGGGCTGCGAGCCTGGACGCGAAACCACTCCAGAGACCGAGCCGGGACGCGACTTGATCTTGCGCAAGTTGGGCGGAATCCAGTCCTGGGGCAAGGTAACCGGAATCTTCTCGCCACCCATGGCCTTCTCGCACAGGAACATGGCCAGAATGAACTCGTCGCAGTTAAGGCGACCGTCGCCATCGATGTCCGACAGCGTCCAGATCTGCGCCAGCGTCACCTGGGGCAGCTTGCTCTGCACCAGAACGCCGCGTGCCTGGGCACCGGTCAAGTAACCAGATCGAGTGCGATCATTGGCATTGAACACCTGCGTGTATTTGCGCTTCTGGGCAGCTTGTACGGCCCACTCTCCTTGGTTTCTAAaaggataaataaaaaataaataaaatgtgtaatAAATGATTTATATCTAAGTAATCTGGCTGAGATTTGCATATTGCAAATATCATAAAGACAACACCATATACTCCCTAATAACCATCCCTCAATTTATACTTCCATTTCATCGTTTTATTATTGGGTTGTTTTGGTAAATGGTATATGGCTTCAATTTATGTCAGATCATAAAAAAGGCATTATGGGTAAGCGGTCGAAACTACTTAGCCCTTTCCCACTTGGAATTCCCTTAGATTAAAATGCGATGAATACTCACACAGACTCGATGGAGGGCGCTCGCTCCGAGATGGACATGTGGCGACTGGGTGGGTTGCTGGAGGGCGGTGTGGGGCCAGCGGGCACCTTGGCCAAATCCACGACGCCGGGTGGCGAGATGACAGCAGCCACCGGGGGAGGAGCCACCACGGGAGCAGGAACCACTGCGGCGACAGGCGGCACTATTCCCTTGAGCGGATCCAAGGGGCTCATGGAGCTGGTGGAGCCACGTGGCGTCATCGAGGGCGTCTTCTGGCCGTCGCCGGTGAGGGAGGCCAGCAGGCTTGGCGGCAGGACCTTGGGCACATCCATGCCGCGCAGCTTGAGGTTGATCAGCTTGCAGGCTATGCTGAACTCGTTGATGTTCATCTTGCCATCCGAATCGGTGTCGGCCAGAGCCCTGCAGATAAGCGAATGAGTAAGTATTAAAGCGCTTATCTGGAGGTGATTCATGGGGCGACCCATGTATCCAAATACTCACCAGATCTGGCCCAGGATCAGGGGTGGCAGCTGGGACTGTAGGAAGAATCCCTTGGCCTGGGCGCCGGTGACGAATCCTGCCTGCGGCTGGAGGGCCTTAAACTGCTCCTGGTACTTCAGGCGCTCCCTCGGAGTCACCGCCCACGCATCCACCGCCGGGTTCATTTTGGCCAAACACACTTTATCCTACTTTCTCCGGAAAGCTCTTCCTCTTGCTCGTCCTTTTTCCGTGCCCGAGTGTGTATTAGTGCGCTCTCTTCGGCCGCCTTCGAGTACACATCAAATACGCTCTCTTCCCTTTCGCTGCGCACTCTCTTCGCCGCTCTCTTTACTACGGCTGTCGCCTATTGAGTATCCGTTTTGGCACCCACCACCCCACAAATTTTCACAATGGATTTTTATGGTTTACCTGCAATGCAATTGCGAAAATTAACAACCGAATCACATCTCATCCGTGGGCAGATTGTCAGTATCAGTATCAATTGGCCCCACTCGATTTTGAACGCCTTCGGTTTTCGCTTTAGTAGGCGTTTTCCCTGGCCAACCGGAAAGCTAAGCCAGCAATTTACAGATAAGCGATGCTCTGGCACAATCACCGCCTACGCGCTCGGTTTTCCCTAATCTGCCACTTTTAACGGCCGTTCTGGAGCTTACTTTGCATTGGAAGAGGAAAATCTTGTATTTGCGTAAATTCAATCAATAGTAGTGATGTgatgtaaaaatatacatcGATAGCGGGCA
This window contains:
- the LOC108033624 gene encoding intersectin-1 isoform X1, with product MNPAVDAWAVTPRERLKYQEQFKALQPQAGFVTGAQAKGFFLQSQLPPLILGQIWALADTDSDGKMNINEFSIACKLINLKLRGMDVPKVLPPSLLASLTGDGQKTPSMTPRGSTSSMSPLDPLKGIVPPVAAVVPAPVVAPPPVAAVISPPGVVDLAKVPAGPTPPSSNPPSRHMSISERAPSIESVNQGEWAVQAAQKRKYTQVFNANDRTRSGYLTGAQARGVLVQSKLPQVTLAQIWTLSDIDGDGRLNCDEFILAMFLCEKAMGGEKIPVTLPQDWIPPNLRKIKSRPGSVSGVVSRPGSQPASRHASVSSQGGVGAVDADPTAGLPGQTSFEDKRKENYVKGQAELDRRRKIMEDQQRKEREERERKERDEADKREKARLEAERKQQEELERQLQRQREIEMEKEEQRKRELEAKEAARKELEKQRQQEWEQARIAEMNAQKEREQERVLKQKAHNTQLNVELSTLNEKIKDLSQRICDTRAGVTNVKTVIDGMRTQRDTSMTEMSQLKARIKEQNAKLLQLTQERAKWDAKSKASGAALAGENAQQEQLNAAFAHKQLLINQIKDKVENIGKEIESKKEDINSNDVQMTELKAELSALLTKCEDLYKEYDVQRTSVLELKYNRKNETSVTSAWGTGTSSAWGETDTTAADPYAGMSNDVTAVAAPAVDLSGPAPEGFVKYQAVYEFNARNAEEITFVPGDIILVPLEQNAEPGWLAGEINGHTGWFPESYVEKLDDGGAAPVAAVEPQIVAEVAAVADTYNDNITTSEAPAASADLNAAGDVEYYIAAYPYESAEEGDLSFSAGEMVMVIKKEGEWWTGTIGNRTGMFPSNYVQKADVGTASTATADPVESLDQETTLNGNSAYAAAPVEAEEQVFQPLPVQELSEQPIASPSVGAEEAHEDLDTEVSQINTQSKTQSSEPAESYSRPMSRTSSMTPGMRAKRSEIAQVIAPYEATSTEQLSLTRGQLIMIRKKTDSGWWEGELQAKGRRRQIGWFPATYVKVLQGGRNSGRNTPVSGSRIEMTEQILDKVIALYPYKAQNDDELSFEKDDIISVLGRDEPEWWRGELNGLSGLFPSNYVGPFVTSEIRRHQGGSDRRANGVQRLWQQWCRSEADSGDQAQAMSKSKLQGTIQAVHISKRRDGQLMGCAYVRFECTEAMAKSMFQENGNRLVGKTVVVDWQPQAPKKRFGPWRCW
- the LOC108033624 gene encoding intersectin-2 isoform X2, giving the protein MNPAVDAWAVTPRERLKYQEQFKALQPQAGFVTGAQAKGFFLQSQLPPLILGQIWALADTDSDGKMNINEFSIACKLINLKLRGMDVPKVLPPSLLASLTGDGQKTPSMTPRGSTSSMSPLDPLKGIVPPVAAVVPAPVVAPPPVAAVISPPGVVDLAKVPAGPTPPSSNPPSRHMSISERAPSIESVNQGEWAVQAAQKRKYTQVFNANDRTRSGYLTGAQARGVLVQSKLPQVTLAQIWTLSDIDGDGRLNCDEFILAMFLCEKAMGGEKIPVTLPQDWIPPNLRKIKSRPGSVSGVVSRPGSQPASRHASVSSQGGVGAVDADPTAGLPGQTSFEDKRKENYVKGQAELDRRRKIMEDQQRKEREERERKERDEADKREKARLEAERKQQEELERQLQRQREIEMEKEEQRKRELEAKEAARKELEKQRQQEWEQARIAEMNAQKEREQERVLKQKAHNTQLNVELSTLNEKIKDLSQRICDTRAGVTNVKTVIDGMRTQRDTSMTEMSQLKARIKEQNAKLLQLTQERAKWDAKSKASGAALAGENAQQEQLNAAFAHKQLLINQIKDKVENIGKEIESKKEDINSNDVQMTELKAELSALLTKCEDLYKEYDVQRTSVLELKYNRKNETSVTSAWGTGTSSAWGETDTTAADPYAGMSNDVTAVAAPAVDLSGPAPEGFVKYQAVYEFNARNAEEITFVPGDIILVPLEQNAEPGWLAGEINGHTGWFPESYVEKLDDGGAAPVAAVEPQIVAEVAAVADTYNDNITTSEAPAASADLNAAGDVEYYIAAYPYESAEEGDLSFSAGEMVMVIKKEGEWWTGTIGNRTGMFPSNYVQKADVGTASTATADPVESLDQGMRAKRSEIAQVIAPYEATSTEQLSLTRGQLIMIRKKTDSGWWEGELQAKGRRRQIGWFPATYVKVLQGGRNSGRNTPVSGSRIEMTEQILDKVIALYPYKAQNDDELSFEKDDIISVLGRDEPEWWRGELNGLSGLFPSNYVGPFVTSEIRRHQGGSDRRANGVQRLWQQWCRSEADSGDQAQAMSKSKLQGTIQAVHISKRRDGQLMGCAYVRFECTEAMAKSMFQENGNRLVGKTVVVDWQPQAPKKRFGPWRCW
- the LOC108033624 gene encoding intersectin-2 isoform X3 — encoded protein: MNPAVDAWAVTPRERLKYQEQFKALQPQAGFVTGAQAKGFFLQSQLPPLILGQIWALADTDSDGKMNINEFSIACKLINLKLRGMDVPKVLPPSLLASLTGDGQKTPSMTPRGSTSSMSPLDPLKGIVPPVAAVVPAPVVAPPPVAAVISPPGVVDLAKVPAGPTPPSSNPPSRHMSISERAPSIESVNQGEWAVQAAQKRKYTQVFNANDRTRSGYLTGAQARGVLVQSKLPQVTLAQIWTLSDIDGDGRLNCDEFILAMFLCEKAMGGEKIPVTLPQDWIPPNLRKIKSRPGSVSGVVSRPGSQPASRHASVSSQGGVGAVDADPTAGLPGQTSFEDKRKENYVKGQAELDRRRKIMEDQQRKEREERERKERDEADKREKARLEAERKQQEELERQLQRQREIEMEKEEQRKRELEAKEAARKELEKQRQQEWEQARIAEMNAQKEREQERVLKQKAHNTQLNVELSTLNEKIKDLSQRICDTRAGVTNVKTVIDGMRTQRDTSMTEMSQLKARIKEQNAKLLQLTQERAKWDAKSKASGAALAGENAQQEQLNAAFAHKQLLINQIKDKVENIGKEIESKKEDINSNDVQMTELKAELSALLTKCEDLYKEYDVQRTSVLELKYNRKNETSVTSAWGTGTSSAWGETDTTAADPYAGMSNDVTAVAAPAVDLSGPAPEGFVKYQAVYEFNARNAEEITFVPGDIILVPLEQNAEPGWLAGEINGHTGWFPESYVEKLDDGGAAPVAAVEPQIVAEVAAVADTYNDNITTSEAPAASADLNAAGDVEYYIAAYPYESAEEGDLSFSAGEMVMVIKKEGEWWTGTIGNRTGMFPSNYVQKADVGTASTATADPVESLDQETTLNGNSAYAAAPVEAEEQVFQPLPVQELSEQPIASPSVGAEEAHEDLDTEVSQINTQSKTQSSEPAESYSRPMSRTSSMTPGMRAKRSEIAQVIAPYEATSTEQLSLTRGQLIMIRKKTDSGWWEGELQAKGRRRQIGWFPATYVKVLQGGRNSGRNTPVSGSRIEMTEQILDKVIALYPYKAQNDDELSFEKDDIISVLGRDEPEWWRGELNGLSGLFPSNYVGPFVTSGNV